A region of the Vibrio rumoiensis genome:
GGCAAATCCATGTTAGAAAGTCAGTTTGATGCGCTTGTTGAGCCTCTTCCAAGTGAGGCTATCTTCATTGATATAAAACCACCTGTAGAAACCGTTTTACTCAACATCCAAGAGAAATTACATCAAAATCAAGGAACGCTTATGCCGAATACACACTCTACCCCCCCTTGCCATATTGCCATGATCGGGCTTGGTGTGATGGGAAAAAGCCTCACCTTGAACCTACTAGATAACCAATTTAATGTCGCCGGTTTTGATATTAATAAACAACATTTATCCGCAACATCCCAAGAAGCCCAACAGCTCAATAAGGGGACTTTTATCGCATGCGATGAATTATCGACATTACTCAACGCCCTTGAGTCACCACGTGTGATTGCTTTATCCATTCCGGCAGGCAACGTCGTAGAACACGTTATCGATGATTTGCTAAAAGCGGGATTAGAGCCTCAAGATATTGTGATTGATACTGGCAATAGCTTATGGACAGACACCATTGCGCGTGAAACAAAATATCAAGGGAAATTGCAGTTTTTCAGTACGGCTGTTTCAGGTGGTGAGCAAGGCGCGCGTTTTGGCCCAGCATTAATGGCAAGCGGATCAGCACAAGCATGGCAATCGATTAAACCTATGTGGAATGCCATTGCTGCAAAAGTCGATTCTCATGGTGTGCCCGTTCCTCCTCTTCACGACGGTGAACCTTGCGCGACCTATACTGGCCCAAGTGGCTCTGGCCACTTCGTTAAAATGGTGCATAACGGAATTGAGTATGCCGACATGCAGTTAATTTGCGAGGTTTACCATTATTTACGCGATGCTATTGAGCTCACGCCCCATGAGATTGGCGACATTTTCACGCAATGGAATCAAGGGGTACTCAATAGCTATTTAATTGAAATCACAGCAGATATTTTAAAACAGCAAGATTTTTCCACCAATAAACCACTGGTCGATGTGATCCTAGATAGCGCAGGACAAAAAGGCACTGGAACCTGGACGGCGATCAATAGCCTAGAAATTGGCTGCCCAACTCCGACGATTGCCCAATCGGTATACGCCCGTTCATTAAGTAGCTTAAAGTCACGACGTCTGATTGGCGCTCAATGCTTGAAAGCGAAGACGCAACCTATCGATAAAACCGACCTACCAGCGGTCATCAATGAGCTTCATGATGCGTTATATTGCGCCAAATTATGCGCTTATGCTCAAGGATTTGATTTAATGAAAGCCACCTCTGAGCAACAAAACTGGCAACTCAATTTTGTGGATATAGCTAAAGGCTGGCGAGCTGGCTGCATTATCAGAGCAACCTTCCTACAAGACATTGCCAACGCCTATCAACATACACCTAGGTTAGACAATTTATTGTTCGCAGAACGCTTTGCTCATCAACTAGAAAATCGACAATTAAACTGGCGAAAAACCGTGTCGAATTCCAGTCTACATGGGATCCCAATGCCTGGGATAAGCTCTGCATTAAGCTATTTTGATTCCATAAGATGCGAGACGTTACCAGCTAATTTATTGCAAGCGCAACGAGACTTTTTTGGTTCACATACTTATTCTCGAATCGATCAACCTGAATCAGATAAATACCATGTAGAATGGAGTCAATCCCCAAGAATTGAAGTAAAAC
Encoded here:
- the gndA gene encoding NADP-dependent phosphogluconate dehydrogenase codes for the protein MPNTHSTPPCHIAMIGLGVMGKSLTLNLLDNQFNVAGFDINKQHLSATSQEAQQLNKGTFIACDELSTLLNALESPRVIALSIPAGNVVEHVIDDLLKAGLEPQDIVIDTGNSLWTDTIARETKYQGKLQFFSTAVSGGEQGARFGPALMASGSAQAWQSIKPMWNAIAAKVDSHGVPVPPLHDGEPCATYTGPSGSGHFVKMVHNGIEYADMQLICEVYHYLRDAIELTPHEIGDIFTQWNQGVLNSYLIEITADILKQQDFSTNKPLVDVILDSAGQKGTGTWTAINSLEIGCPTPTIAQSVYARSLSSLKSRRLIGAQCLKAKTQPIDKTDLPAVINELHDALYCAKLCAYAQGFDLMKATSEQQNWQLNFVDIAKGWRAGCIIRATFLQDIANAYQHTPRLDNLLFAERFAHQLENRQLNWRKTVSNSSLHGIPMPGISSALSYFDSIRCETLPANLLQAQRDFFGSHTYSRIDQPESDKYHVEWSQSPRIEVKR